From Bradyrhizobium sp. NDS-1, the proteins below share one genomic window:
- a CDS encoding carbohydrate ABC transporter permease, which translates to MDKTVNQKAWFLVLPVFLVVAFSAVLPLMTVVNYSMQDTFGNNQFFWNGVGWFKELLDPSTDLGGRFLASLGRNLFFSMVILAIEVPLGIVVALSMPRQGWTVAACLVILALPLLIPWNVVGTIWQIFGRPDIGLLGYVLNAIGIDYNYVSNEIDAWVTVIVMDVWHWTSLVALLCYAGLKSIPEAYYQAAQIDGASRWAVFKAIQLPKMNRVLLIAVLLRFMDSFMIYTEPFVVTGGGPGNSTTFVSIELVKIALGQFDLGKAAALSLVYNLIILIVCWIFYTVMTNAGAERKPQEGAV; encoded by the coding sequence ATGGACAAGACCGTCAATCAAAAAGCCTGGTTTCTGGTGCTGCCGGTGTTTCTGGTCGTCGCCTTCTCGGCGGTGCTGCCGCTGATGACGGTGGTGAACTATTCGATGCAGGACACCTTCGGCAACAACCAGTTCTTCTGGAACGGGGTCGGCTGGTTCAAGGAATTGCTCGATCCCTCGACCGATCTCGGCGGCCGCTTCCTCGCCTCGCTCGGGCGCAATCTGTTCTTCTCGATGGTGATCCTCGCGATCGAGGTGCCGCTCGGCATCGTCGTCGCGTTGTCGATGCCGCGCCAGGGCTGGACGGTGGCGGCCTGCCTCGTCATCCTCGCTCTGCCGTTGCTGATTCCGTGGAACGTGGTCGGCACGATCTGGCAGATCTTCGGGCGTCCCGATATCGGCCTGCTCGGCTATGTCCTGAACGCCATCGGCATCGACTACAATTACGTCTCCAACGAGATCGATGCCTGGGTCACCGTCATCGTGATGGACGTCTGGCACTGGACCAGCCTCGTCGCGCTGCTGTGCTATGCCGGCCTGAAGTCGATCCCGGAAGCCTATTACCAGGCCGCCCAGATCGACGGCGCCTCGCGCTGGGCCGTGTTCAAGGCGATCCAGCTGCCGAAGATGAACCGCGTGCTCCTGATCGCGGTGCTGCTGCGCTTCATGGACAGCTTCATGATCTACACCGAGCCGTTCGTGGTGACCGGCGGCGGGCCGGGCAATTCCACGACGTTCGTGTCGATCGAGCTGGTCAAGATCGCGCTCGGCCAGTTCGACCTCGGCAAGGCGGCGGCGCTGTCGCTGGTCTACAACCTCATCATCCTGATCGTCTGCTGGATCTTCTACACCGTCATGACCAATGCGGGCGCCGAGCGGAAGCCCCAGGAAGGAGCCGTGTGA
- a CDS encoding carbohydrate ABC transporter permease: MHSIPGRRLIMGLFLIFLMLPIYWLVNMSFKTNAEIVSTMTLWPHTPTLQHYKRIFTDESWYSGYINSLTYVVLNTIISISVALPAAYAFSRYRFLGDKHLFFWLLSNRMAPAAVYALPFFNLYSAIGLFDTPWAVALAHCIFNVPLAVWILEGFVSGVPREIDETAFLDGYSFPRFFIKILVPLIASGIGVAAFFCFMFSWVELLLARTLTSVHAKPIAAIMTRTVSAAGMDWGLLAAAGVLTIIPGALVIWFVRNYIASGFALGRV; this comes from the coding sequence ATGCACTCGATCCCCGGCCGCCGCCTCATCATGGGGCTGTTCCTGATCTTCCTGATGCTGCCGATCTACTGGCTCGTCAACATGAGCTTCAAGACCAATGCCGAGATCGTCTCGACGATGACGCTGTGGCCGCACACGCCGACGCTCCAGCACTACAAGCGCATCTTCACGGACGAGAGCTGGTATTCCGGCTACATCAACTCGCTGACTTACGTCGTCCTCAACACCATCATCTCGATCTCGGTGGCGCTGCCGGCGGCCTACGCATTCTCGCGCTACCGCTTCCTCGGCGACAAGCACCTGTTCTTCTGGCTCTTGTCGAACCGCATGGCACCGGCCGCGGTCTATGCCCTGCCGTTCTTCAACCTCTATTCGGCGATCGGCCTGTTCGATACGCCCTGGGCGGTTGCGCTCGCGCACTGCATCTTCAACGTGCCGCTGGCGGTGTGGATCCTGGAAGGCTTCGTCTCCGGCGTGCCGCGCGAGATCGACGAGACAGCCTTCCTCGACGGCTATTCCTTTCCGCGCTTCTTCATCAAGATCCTGGTGCCGTTGATCGCGAGCGGCATCGGCGTGGCCGCCTTCTTCTGCTTCATGTTCTCCTGGGTCGAGCTTCTGCTCGCGCGCACGCTGACCTCCGTGCATGCAAAGCCGATCGCAGCGATCATGACGCGCACTGTGTCGGCGGCCGGCATGGATTGGGGCCTGCTCGCCGCCGCCGGTGTGCTCACCATCATTCCAGGGGCGCTCGTGATCTGGTTTGTCCGCAATTACATTGCGAGCGGTTTTGCGCTCGGCCGGGTGTAG
- a CDS encoding DUF2160 domain-containing protein yields the protein MESIAWMAWTLPTAIFFAALACTLAVMTWLAAVYPEAERVGVLRIPTTRGDRLFISLITAAVIHLAWIGLVGTDAIATVPIGEEGFEISSLWLASGISLAAAVLIFRTV from the coding sequence ATGGAGTCCATCGCATGGATGGCCTGGACGCTGCCGACCGCGATCTTCTTTGCGGCGCTCGCCTGCACGCTGGCGGTGATGACATGGCTTGCCGCGGTCTACCCCGAGGCCGAGCGCGTCGGTGTGTTGCGCATTCCGACCACGCGCGGTGATCGCCTGTTCATCTCGCTGATCACGGCGGCGGTCATCCACCTCGCCTGGATTGGCCTCGTCGGCACTGACGCGATCGCCACGGTGCCGATCGGCGAGGAGGGATTCGAGATTTCGAGCCTGTGGCTCGCAAGTGGAATTTCGCTGGCTGCGGCCGTGCTCATTTTTCGCACGGTCTGA
- a CDS encoding ABC transporter substrate-binding protein: MSSAAAIVAVSLALSAPVRAADEAAIQKWIAEFTPSTLSKEDQKKELEWFAKAAEPFKGMEINVVSETITTHEYEAQTLAKAFSELTGIKLKHDLIQEGDVVEKLQTQMQSGKNVYDGWINDSDLIGTHFRYGQTIALSDYMTGEGKDVTNPMLDVNDFIGKSFGTGPDGKLYQLPDQQFANLYWFRYDWFTNADYKAKFKAKYGYELGVPVNWSAYEDIAEFFTNDIKEINGVKVYGHMDYGKKDPSLGWRFTDAWLSMAGNGDKGIPNGLPVDEWGIRMEGCRPVGSSVERGGDTNGPAAVYSITKYLEWMKKYAPPQAQGMTFSESGPVPAQGNIAQQMFWYTAFTADMVKPGIAVMNADGTPKWRMAPSPHGSYWKEGMKLGYQDAGSLTLLKSTPPDRRKAAWLYLQFIVSKSVSLKKSHVGLTFVRESDIWDKSFTERAPKLGGLVEFYRSPARVQWTPTGNNVPDYPKLAQLWWQNIGDASSGAKTPQQAMDALAAAQDSVMERLEKSGVQGACGPKLHKKEKPEYWFAKAEKDGTIAPQRKLANEKPKGETVDYDTLIKSWPATPPKRAEAK; encoded by the coding sequence ATGTCCAGCGCCGCTGCGATCGTTGCAGTGTCGCTCGCTCTCTCGGCGCCGGTTCGCGCCGCCGACGAGGCCGCGATCCAGAAGTGGATCGCGGAATTCACGCCCTCGACGCTGTCGAAGGAAGACCAGAAGAAGGAGCTGGAGTGGTTCGCCAAAGCCGCCGAGCCGTTCAAGGGCATGGAGATCAACGTCGTCTCCGAGACCATCACGACCCACGAATACGAGGCGCAGACGCTGGCGAAAGCGTTCTCCGAGCTCACGGGCATCAAGCTCAAGCACGACCTCATCCAGGAAGGTGACGTCGTCGAGAAGCTGCAGACCCAGATGCAGTCCGGCAAGAACGTCTATGACGGCTGGATCAACGATTCCGACCTGATCGGCACGCACTTCCGCTACGGCCAGACCATCGCGCTGTCGGACTACATGACCGGCGAGGGCAAGGACGTCACCAATCCGATGCTCGACGTCAACGACTTCATCGGCAAGTCGTTCGGCACGGGTCCGGACGGCAAGCTCTACCAGCTGCCCGACCAGCAGTTCGCCAACCTCTACTGGTTCCGTTACGACTGGTTCACCAACGCGGACTACAAGGCCAAGTTCAAGGCGAAGTATGGCTACGAGCTCGGCGTGCCCGTGAACTGGTCCGCCTATGAGGACATCGCCGAGTTCTTCACCAACGACATCAAGGAGATCAACGGCGTCAAGGTCTATGGCCATATGGACTATGGCAAGAAGGACCCCTCGCTCGGATGGCGTTTCACCGACGCGTGGCTGTCGATGGCCGGCAACGGTGACAAGGGCATTCCGAACGGTCTGCCGGTCGACGAATGGGGCATCCGCATGGAAGGCTGCCGTCCGGTCGGCTCCTCGGTCGAGCGTGGTGGCGACACCAACGGACCGGCGGCGGTCTACTCGATCACCAAGTATCTCGAGTGGATGAAGAAGTATGCGCCGCCGCAGGCGCAGGGCATGACCTTCTCCGAGTCCGGTCCCGTGCCGGCCCAGGGTAACATCGCCCAGCAGATGTTCTGGTACACCGCCTTCACCGCCGACATGGTGAAGCCCGGCATCGCCGTGATGAACGCGGACGGTACGCCGAAATGGCGTATGGCTCCGTCGCCGCACGGCTCGTACTGGAAGGAAGGCATGAAGCTCGGCTATCAGGACGCGGGCTCGCTCACGCTCCTGAAGTCCACTCCGCCGGATCGCCGCAAGGCCGCCTGGCTCTATCTCCAGTTCATCGTCTCGAAGTCGGTGTCGCTGAAGAAGAGCCATGTCGGTCTCACCTTCGTCCGTGAATCCGACATCTGGGACAAGTCGTTTACGGAACGTGCGCCGAAGCTCGGCGGCCTGGTCGAGTTCTACCGCTCGCCGGCGCGCGTGCAGTGGACCCCGACCGGCAACAACGTGCCCGACTATCCGAAGCTCGCGCAGCTGTGGTGGCAGAACATCGGCGATGCGTCGTCCGGTGCGAAGACGCCGCAACAGGCGATGGATGCTCTCGCCGCGGCCCAGGACTCCGTCATGGAGCGCCTGGAGAAGTCCGGCGTGCAGGGCGCCTGCGGTCCGAAGCTCCACAAGAAGGAGAAGCCGGAGTACTGGTTCGCGAAGGCCGAGAAGGACGGCACCATCGCGCCCCAGCGCAAGCTCGCCAACGAGAAGCCGAAGGGCGAGACGGTCGACTACGACACCCTGATCAAGTCGTGGCCGGCCACCCCGCCCAAGCGCGCGGAAGCGAAGTAA
- a CDS encoding alkene reductase: MSRPTKLFETYKLGPITLANRFVMAPLTRNRAVPGTFVPGALAADYYGQRASAGLLITEASQVSQQGQGYQDTPGIYSKEQAAGWRKVTDRVHERGGKIFIQLWHVGRISHVDLQANGAAPVAPSAIRAKGKTFVNGGFADVSEPRALELSEIPGIIDDFKRATRNALEAGFDGVEIHGANGYLLEQFAKNGTNKRTDAYGGSIENRARLMLEVSKAVVAEAGANRTGIRISPVTPANDISDSNPQALYDHIVDGLGALKLVYLHVVEGATGGPRDVAPFDYASLRKRFTGAYIANNGYDFDLATKVLDANAADLIAFGKPFISNPDLVERLKQGAALNDWDKTTFYGGGAKGYTDYPTLAAEPAE; encoded by the coding sequence ATGAGCCGTCCAACCAAATTGTTTGAGACCTATAAGCTCGGTCCGATCACGCTTGCGAACCGCTTCGTGATGGCGCCGCTGACGCGCAACCGCGCCGTTCCCGGCACGTTCGTCCCCGGCGCCCTCGCAGCCGACTATTACGGTCAGCGCGCCTCCGCAGGGCTTCTGATCACCGAAGCGAGCCAGGTCTCGCAGCAAGGGCAAGGCTACCAGGACACGCCCGGCATCTACAGCAAGGAGCAGGCCGCCGGCTGGCGCAAAGTCACCGACCGCGTGCATGAGCGCGGCGGCAAGATCTTCATCCAGCTCTGGCATGTCGGCCGTATCTCGCATGTCGACCTCCAGGCGAATGGCGCCGCCCCGGTGGCGCCGAGCGCGATCCGCGCCAAGGGCAAGACGTTCGTGAATGGCGGCTTTGCCGATGTTTCCGAACCCCGCGCGCTCGAGCTTTCCGAGATTCCGGGAATCATCGACGACTTCAAGCGCGCGACGAGGAATGCGCTCGAGGCCGGCTTCGACGGCGTCGAGATCCACGGTGCCAACGGCTACCTGCTGGAGCAGTTCGCCAAGAACGGCACCAACAAGCGCACGGACGCCTATGGCGGCTCGATCGAGAACCGCGCGCGGCTGATGCTGGAGGTCTCCAAGGCCGTCGTGGCCGAAGCCGGAGCGAATCGTACCGGCATCCGCATCTCGCCGGTGACGCCGGCCAACGACATCTCGGATTCCAACCCGCAGGCCCTGTACGACCACATCGTCGACGGTCTCGGCGCGCTCAAGCTGGTCTATCTCCACGTCGTCGAAGGCGCCACCGGCGGCCCCCGCGACGTCGCGCCGTTCGACTATGCGTCATTGCGCAAGCGCTTCACCGGCGCCTACATCGCCAACAACGGTTACGATTTCGATCTCGCCACCAAGGTGCTGGACGCGAACGCAGCCGACCTCATCGCCTTCGGCAAGCCCTTCATCTCCAATCCCGACCTCGTCGAGCGACTGAAGCAGGGCGCAGCGCTGAACGACTGGGACAAGACCACGTTCTACGGCGGCGGCGCGAAGGGGTATACGGATTACCCGACGCTGGCGGCCGAACCGGCGGAGTAA
- a CDS encoding DUF1993 family protein, whose amino-acid sequence MSFYDAAVPAYLQMLNSVTGLLTKAEAHCAARKIDPSVLLGSRLFPDMLPLSKQVQLVSDFAAKGCARLTHSEVPATPDTETSFAELKQRLAKTIDYVKSFKPEQFEGADTKDVTFPAGPDKSITMKGQQFLSAFSLPNFYFHCATAHGILRHNGVEIGKRDFMGAN is encoded by the coding sequence ATGTCCTTCTACGACGCGGCCGTCCCGGCCTATCTGCAAATGCTGAACAGCGTCACCGGCCTGCTCACCAAGGCCGAGGCGCATTGCGCGGCCAGGAAGATCGACCCCAGCGTCCTGCTCGGCTCGCGCCTTTTCCCGGACATGCTGCCGCTGTCCAAGCAGGTCCAGCTCGTCAGCGACTTCGCCGCCAAGGGCTGCGCGCGACTGACGCATAGCGAGGTGCCCGCGACCCCCGACACCGAAACCAGCTTTGCGGAGTTGAAGCAGCGACTGGCAAAGACCATCGACTACGTGAAGTCGTTCAAGCCGGAGCAGTTCGAGGGTGCCGACACCAAAGACGTCACCTTCCCGGCCGGACCGGACAAATCCATCACCATGAAGGGCCAGCAATTCCTGAGCGCGTTCTCGCTGCCGAACTTCTATTTCCACTGCGCGACCGCCCACGGCATTTTGCGCCACAACGGCGTCGAGATCGGCAAGCGCGATTTCATGGGCGCGAACTGA
- a CDS encoding lytic murein transglycosylase has product MVQTRFLIAAVALVACTATASAQMLPPPARPAAPKAAAPSPRAASCHNGASFDRFLADLKQQAIAAGVSQRALAEAAPYLTYDQSIVNRDRGQRVFGQVFTEFSRNRASEGAARNAQARIKMHAAAFARAEKEYGVPPAVIAAFWGLESSFGAELGTLHTLPSLVSLAYDCRRSEMFQKETIAALKIIDRGDLSPSEMIGSWAGELGQTQFLPTHYFNYAVDYDGDGHPNLLRSAPDVIGSTANYIANGLKWRRGEPWLQEVRAPTNFPWDQADLTIKLPRAKFAQLGVTYPDGRPLPNDDLPASLLLPMGRTGPAFLAYANFAAYTEWNNSLIYSTTAAYLASRIAGAPPMRQPAVPVAQLPLNELKELQQHLVRAGFNVGKVDGVMGQLSRTAVKAMQIKFGLPADSWPTAELLARMRGGTAQAQPQATVRKNFRIAQAAVCDCIFP; this is encoded by the coding sequence ATGGTCCAGACCCGATTTCTGATCGCGGCCGTCGCGCTTGTCGCGTGCACAGCCACCGCCTCCGCTCAAATGCTCCCGCCTCCCGCAAGGCCCGCAGCGCCGAAGGCCGCTGCCCCTTCGCCGCGCGCGGCTTCATGCCACAACGGCGCGAGCTTCGATCGCTTCCTGGCCGACCTGAAGCAGCAGGCGATCGCGGCCGGGGTGTCGCAGCGCGCGCTCGCCGAGGCCGCGCCATACCTCACCTACGACCAGAGCATCGTCAACCGCGACCGCGGCCAGCGCGTGTTCGGCCAGGTGTTCACCGAATTCTCGCGCAACCGAGCGTCGGAGGGCGCGGCCAGGAACGCTCAGGCGCGCATCAAGATGCATGCGGCGGCGTTCGCCCGCGCCGAGAAAGAATATGGCGTGCCGCCGGCGGTCATCGCTGCGTTCTGGGGATTGGAGAGCAGCTTTGGCGCCGAGCTCGGCACGCTGCATACGCTGCCCTCGTTGGTGTCGTTGGCCTACGACTGCCGCCGCTCCGAGATGTTTCAGAAGGAAACCATCGCGGCTCTCAAGATCATCGACCGCGGCGATCTCTCACCATCCGAGATGATCGGCTCCTGGGCGGGCGAGCTCGGGCAGACGCAGTTTTTGCCCACGCATTATTTCAACTATGCAGTGGACTATGACGGCGACGGCCATCCCAACTTGTTGCGCAGCGCGCCCGACGTGATCGGCTCGACCGCGAACTACATCGCCAACGGACTGAAGTGGCGGCGTGGCGAGCCGTGGCTGCAGGAAGTGCGCGCGCCCACGAACTTTCCGTGGGACCAAGCCGACCTGACGATCAAACTGCCGCGCGCAAAATTCGCGCAACTCGGCGTCACCTATCCCGATGGCCGGCCGCTGCCGAACGACGACCTGCCCGCCTCACTGCTATTGCCGATGGGTCGTACCGGGCCAGCCTTTCTCGCCTATGCGAATTTCGCGGCCTATACCGAGTGGAATAACTCACTGATCTATTCGACCACCGCAGCCTATCTCGCCAGCCGCATCGCCGGCGCCCCGCCGATGCGGCAGCCCGCCGTGCCGGTTGCGCAACTGCCGCTCAACGAGCTGAAGGAGTTGCAGCAGCACCTCGTCCGCGCCGGCTTCAATGTCGGCAAGGTCGATGGCGTAATGGGGCAACTGAGCCGCACTGCAGTGAAGGCGATGCAGATCAAGTTCGGCCTGCCCGCCGATTCCTGGCCGACTGCGGAGTTGCTGGCGCGCATGCGGGGCGGCACGGCGCAGGCGCAGCCCCAGGCGACGGTGCGAAAGAATTTTCGCATCGCACAAGCCGCTGTCTGCGATTGTATTTTTCCATGA
- a CDS encoding glycosyltransferase family 2 protein translates to MMALTPGLIALGAFMAIVPLLRRDSTMARSLLAIVSVTLLLRYLHWRVTSTLPPPHLTVDALIGYPFMLLEAASLVAVALSLLFLSRTRDRTGTAKIHSSAGDPRAPLIDVFICTYNEERGILERTIIGATGMAYGHYRVWVLDDGRRPWLRRLSGELGCHYLTRPDNHHAKAGNINHALKHVGALPERPEFVAILDADFVPRPDFLARTASLMDDASVGVVQTPQHFINSDPIQTNLAATDVWPDEQRFFFDILLPAKDAWGVAFCCGTSSLIRYAGLMQIGGFPTDSVTEDYLVTLRLKEYGLNTIYLNERLTIGLAPEGLKEYITQRARWCLGLMQIVRGRSGPLSRSSKLSFIDRLSLVDAFMSWSAVYTSKVAGLVVPWLFLLFGIQAVRADLNELLRVFLPFYVWNGLSMAWLSRGRSLAMMTDVSQLIAAPAVLKAVAAGLLKPKGHKFKVTAKGGDRDRRFVEWPLLRIYGCALFITLASIAYAFVLQQRGENIAYGGLALAWSLYNALILTVVCFVCIEQPRKRKAERFNRNEPVLVRQDGRSHLARLADISITGARLIDPDPPAPGSTIECRIYGRPIAAIVVRRTTDGFAVRFEEGMDTRVHAIRAFYAGEYVRAFRGVRALPVGKALLMRLFG, encoded by the coding sequence ATGATGGCGCTGACGCCCGGGCTGATCGCGCTCGGCGCCTTCATGGCGATCGTGCCGCTGCTGAGGCGCGACAGCACGATGGCGCGCTCGCTCCTGGCCATCGTGTCGGTGACCTTGCTGCTGCGTTATCTCCATTGGCGCGTCACCTCGACGCTCCCGCCGCCGCACCTGACCGTCGATGCCCTGATCGGCTACCCCTTCATGCTGCTGGAAGCGGCCTCGTTGGTCGCGGTCGCGTTGTCGTTGCTGTTCCTGAGCCGCACGCGCGACCGCACCGGCACCGCGAAGATTCACAGCAGCGCCGGCGATCCTCGCGCACCGCTGATCGACGTCTTCATCTGCACCTACAACGAGGAACGAGGGATCCTCGAGCGCACCATCATCGGCGCGACCGGTATGGCGTACGGCCATTATCGCGTCTGGGTGCTCGACGACGGCAGGCGGCCCTGGCTGCGTCGGCTTTCGGGCGAGCTCGGCTGCCATTATTTGACGCGGCCCGACAACCACCACGCCAAGGCCGGCAACATCAATCACGCCCTCAAGCATGTCGGCGCGCTGCCGGAGCGGCCGGAATTCGTCGCCATTCTCGATGCGGACTTCGTGCCGCGGCCCGACTTCCTCGCACGAACCGCCTCGCTCATGGACGATGCTTCGGTCGGCGTGGTGCAGACGCCGCAGCATTTCATCAATTCCGACCCGATCCAGACCAATCTCGCTGCGACCGACGTGTGGCCCGACGAGCAGCGCTTCTTCTTCGACATCCTGCTGCCGGCCAAGGATGCCTGGGGCGTTGCGTTCTGCTGCGGGACCTCCTCCCTCATCCGCTATGCCGGGCTGATGCAGATCGGCGGATTTCCGACCGATTCGGTGACGGAAGACTACCTCGTCACCCTTCGCCTGAAGGAATACGGCCTCAACACGATCTATCTCAACGAGCGGCTGACGATCGGGCTCGCGCCGGAAGGGCTGAAGGAATACATCACCCAGCGCGCCCGCTGGTGCCTCGGCCTGATGCAGATCGTGCGCGGCCGCAGCGGACCGCTCTCGCGGAGTTCGAAGCTGTCCTTCATCGACCGGCTCTCGCTGGTCGACGCCTTCATGAGCTGGTCCGCGGTCTACACCTCGAAGGTGGCGGGCCTGGTGGTGCCCTGGCTGTTCCTGCTTTTCGGCATCCAGGCGGTGCGGGCCGACCTCAACGAGCTCTTGCGCGTCTTCCTGCCGTTCTATGTCTGGAACGGCCTCAGCATGGCCTGGCTGTCGCGCGGCCGCTCGCTGGCGATGATGACGGATGTCTCACAGCTCATCGCCGCGCCCGCCGTGCTCAAGGCCGTTGCCGCCGGCCTGCTGAAACCGAAGGGACACAAGTTCAAGGTCACCGCCAAAGGCGGCGACCGCGACCGGCGCTTCGTCGAATGGCCGCTGCTGCGGATCTATGGCTGCGCACTCTTCATCACGCTCGCGTCCATCGCGTATGCTTTCGTCCTGCAGCAGCGCGGCGAGAACATCGCCTATGGCGGACTGGCGCTGGCCTGGAGTCTCTACAACGCGCTCATCCTCACCGTGGTCTGCTTCGTCTGCATCGAGCAACCGCGCAAGCGCAAGGCGGAACGGTTCAACCGCAATGAACCGGTCCTGGTGCGCCAGGACGGCAGGTCGCATCTCGCGCGGCTCGCCGACATCTCCATCACGGGCGCTCGCCTGATCGATCCCGATCCGCCGGCGCCGGGCAGCACGATCGAATGCCGGATCTATGGCCGCCCAATCGCGGCCATCGTGGTGCGGCGAACCACCGACGGGTTCGCCGTGCGATTCGAGGAAGGCATGGATACGCGCGTGCACGCGATCAGGGCGTTCTATGCGGGCGAATATGTTCGCGCCTTCCGGGGCGTCAGGGCGCTCCCGGTCGGGAAAGCGCTGCTGATGCGGCTGTTCGGCTAG
- a CDS encoding HlyD family secretion protein: MMDRSGAAPVDPTPSPTESKADAKGLQEALHTQLFAHDEPEQTSDAQTEPEPGRRWPHLRRGAKIAIGLAILAVFGWLPLRAIWEYSSVEAVLNSRLVTLRAPIGGRVSAAQRVTDQARLEAGTVVLRVVNSRGDRTRLDDLRRQKSRLENDRPSLAVKLASAQAAQKDLARQAAQFRDGRVLQLEARIAEIQTSIEAAAARRDEASAAVERASSLAKTGNVSTVELARLTRELSVSQQTELGARKRLDAAKVELTAAQNGSFLGDSYNDRPSSVQREEEMRQRAGDLEADLSRTDTEIAWLANEIIVEEVRFADLSEANITTPVTGRVWEMMTSPGEDVQAGQPLLKVLDCSGAVITANVTESVYNRLQLGDRATFEPNDGGEPISGTVANLTGAAGAPANLAINPDALSKEPYRVTVASHDAAAGACTVGRTGRVVFARHETAP, encoded by the coding sequence ATGATGGACCGCTCAGGTGCCGCTCCGGTCGACCCCACCCCCTCCCCTACCGAGAGCAAAGCTGACGCCAAGGGCTTGCAGGAGGCGCTGCACACGCAACTATTCGCGCATGACGAGCCCGAGCAAACGTCCGATGCGCAGACGGAGCCGGAGCCAGGGCGCCGGTGGCCGCACCTGCGGCGCGGCGCCAAGATCGCCATCGGACTTGCCATCCTCGCCGTTTTTGGCTGGCTACCGCTGCGCGCGATCTGGGAATATTCGAGCGTCGAGGCCGTGCTGAATTCCCGCCTCGTCACCTTGCGCGCACCCATCGGTGGCCGCGTCTCTGCCGCGCAGCGCGTGACTGACCAGGCCCGGTTAGAGGCCGGAACCGTCGTCCTGCGTGTCGTCAACTCGCGCGGCGATCGCACCCGGCTCGACGATCTCCGGCGACAGAAGTCGCGCCTGGAGAACGACCGGCCCAGCCTTGCTGTCAAGCTCGCCTCGGCGCAGGCCGCGCAAAAGGACCTGGCGCGGCAGGCAGCCCAATTCCGCGACGGACGCGTGCTTCAGCTCGAGGCTCGCATTGCCGAGATCCAGACCTCGATCGAGGCGGCGGCGGCGCGGCGGGACGAAGCCAGCGCCGCCGTCGAGCGCGCATCCTCACTGGCCAAAACCGGCAATGTCTCGACCGTCGAGCTGGCGCGGCTGACGCGCGAGCTCTCCGTGTCGCAGCAAACCGAACTCGGCGCGCGCAAGCGGCTGGATGCCGCCAAAGTCGAACTCACCGCCGCACAGAACGGCTCGTTCCTCGGCGACAGCTACAACGACCGGCCAAGCTCGGTGCAGCGCGAGGAGGAGATGCGTCAGCGTGCCGGCGACCTCGAAGCCGATCTGTCGCGCACTGACACCGAGATCGCCTGGCTCGCCAACGAGATCATCGTCGAGGAGGTCCGCTTCGCCGATCTGTCCGAAGCCAACATCACGACACCCGTCACGGGACGCGTCTGGGAGATGATGACCTCACCCGGCGAGGACGTGCAGGCCGGGCAGCCCCTGCTCAAGGTGCTCGATTGCAGCGGCGCCGTCATCACCGCCAACGTCACCGAGAGCGTCTACAACCGCCTGCAGCTCGGCGATCGCGCGACGTTCGAGCCGAATGACGGCGGTGAACCGATCTCCGGCACGGTGGCCAACCTGACCGGCGCGGCCGGTGCGCCGGCCAATCTCGCCATCAATCCGGATGCGCTGAGCAAGGAGCCCTATCGCGTGACCGTGGCATCGCACGATGCGGCGGCCGGCGCCTGCACCGTCGGACGCACAGGCCGCGTCGTGTTTGCCCGGCACGAGACCGCACCGTGA